Proteins encoded in a region of the Frondihabitans sp. 762G35 genome:
- a CDS encoding long-chain-fatty-acid--CoA ligase, with amino-acid sequence MTIDSARPWLDSYAPGIPHDIGEVKGSLIDLVRDTAAKYPQATALEYFGAETSYADLVEQVQRAAEGLRRLGVKKGDTVALILPNCPQHVVAFYAVLRLGGIVVEHNPLYTPRELRHQFEDHGARVAIAWDKTVATLQAFPDEVPLDAIVSIDVTKAMPLLMRAQLRLPVKRARESRDRLTTTVSGTTPWEKVASSPRIDAAHPRPETGDLALIQYTSGTTGSPKGAMLTHANLMANAAQCQAWIPQIKEGSSVVYAVLPMFHAYGLTLCLTFAMRMGARLVLFPAFEPSLVLAAMKKHPPTFLPAVPPIYQRLQRAADDAGVSLEGIEIAISGAMPLSASVVEPWEERSGGWLIEGYGLSETSPVLIANPVADSRRAGAVGLPLPSTECRVVDPDEPTRDVEPGSAGELLVRGPQVFSGYYGRPDETAEVFVDDWFRTGDIVTIDDTGFVTIVDRIKDLIITGGFNVSPSEVEDTLRRFEGVEEVAVVGLPSPSGEQVVAAVVVEKGAELDQAALRDFARDNLAAYKVPRRIVEVDDLPKSLIGKVIRRKVKEQLSAKK; translated from the coding sequence ATCGGGGAGGTGAAGGGCTCGCTGATCGACCTCGTCCGCGACACCGCCGCGAAATACCCGCAGGCGACCGCCCTCGAGTACTTCGGTGCCGAGACGAGCTACGCCGACCTCGTCGAGCAGGTGCAGCGGGCGGCCGAGGGGCTCCGGAGGCTCGGGGTGAAGAAGGGCGACACGGTCGCCCTGATCCTGCCGAACTGCCCGCAGCACGTGGTGGCGTTCTACGCCGTGCTGCGTCTCGGCGGCATCGTCGTCGAGCACAACCCGCTCTACACGCCCCGCGAGCTCCGCCACCAGTTCGAGGACCACGGTGCCCGCGTGGCGATCGCGTGGGACAAGACCGTGGCCACCCTTCAGGCCTTCCCCGACGAGGTGCCCCTCGACGCGATCGTCTCGATCGACGTCACCAAGGCCATGCCCCTTCTCATGCGCGCTCAGCTCCGCCTGCCGGTGAAGCGCGCCCGGGAGTCGCGCGACCGTCTCACGACGACGGTCTCCGGCACCACCCCCTGGGAGAAGGTCGCGTCCTCGCCGCGCATCGACGCCGCGCACCCGCGCCCGGAGACGGGCGACCTCGCCCTCATCCAGTACACGAGCGGCACGACGGGCTCCCCCAAGGGCGCCATGCTCACGCACGCCAACCTGATGGCGAACGCCGCCCAGTGCCAGGCCTGGATCCCCCAGATCAAGGAGGGGTCGAGCGTCGTCTACGCCGTTCTACCGATGTTCCACGCCTACGGCCTCACCCTCTGCCTCACGTTCGCTATGCGCATGGGCGCCCGGCTGGTCCTGTTCCCGGCGTTCGAGCCGTCGCTCGTCCTCGCGGCGATGAAGAAGCACCCGCCGACGTTCCTCCCGGCCGTCCCGCCGATCTATCAGCGCCTGCAGCGGGCGGCCGACGACGCGGGCGTGAGCCTCGAGGGCATCGAGATCGCCATCTCGGGCGCGATGCCGCTGTCGGCCTCCGTGGTGGAGCCCTGGGAGGAGCGCTCGGGCGGCTGGCTGATCGAGGGCTACGGTCTCAGCGAGACGTCGCCCGTCCTCATCGCCAACCCGGTCGCCGACAGTCGTCGCGCGGGAGCCGTCGGGCTCCCCCTGCCGAGCACCGAGTGCCGGGTCGTCGACCCCGACGAGCCGACCCGCGACGTCGAGCCGGGCTCCGCCGGCGAGCTCCTCGTCCGCGGTCCTCAGGTCTTCAGCGGCTACTACGGGCGCCCCGACGAGACCGCCGAGGTGTTCGTCGACGACTGGTTCCGCACGGGCGACATCGTCACCATCGACGACACGGGCTTCGTCACGATCGTCGACCGCATCAAGGACCTCATCATCACGGGCGGTTTCAACGTGTCGCCGAGCGAGGTCGAGGACACCCTGCGCCGCTTCGAGGGCGTCGAGGAAGTCGCCGTCGTCGGCCTGCCGAGCCCGTCGGGCGAGCAGGTCGTCGCCGCCGTCGTCGTGGAGAAGGGCGCCGAGCTCGACCAGGCGGCCCTCCGTGACTTCGCGCGCGACAACCTCGCCGCCTACAAGGTCCCGCGCCGGATCGTCGAGGTCGACGACCTCCCGAAGTCGCTCATCGGCAAGGTGATCCGCCGCAAGGTCAAGGAGCAGCTCAGCGCGAAGAAGTGA
- a CDS encoding spermidine/putrescine ABC transporter substrate-binding protein → MADSIEGRVRSSVDAFLRWLPRWQVGTSRSRPRVCRLCLGSPVATAAGFDHDVPHAVQHALLSRMRVIVDESVDEYTARNLPLVSRELARSESPDAPGYRPEEGLALEFQGLEVDPEPEPGQPFLFTLAELAEEDRQRSEPIAVAEAPASPAEYSDEAKAALRTELELADDHARQVGTAVCLALVEHRRRIADAIDRLVEPQIDELLAELSLALENPRSH, encoded by the coding sequence ATGGCCGATTCGATCGAGGGGCGCGTGCGCAGCTCTGTCGACGCCTTCCTCCGGTGGCTGCCGCGCTGGCAGGTCGGAACGTCGCGGTCGAGGCCGCGCGTGTGCCGACTCTGCCTCGGGTCGCCCGTCGCCACGGCTGCGGGTTTCGACCACGACGTGCCGCACGCCGTCCAGCACGCCCTGCTCAGCCGCATGCGCGTCATCGTCGACGAGTCGGTCGACGAGTACACGGCCCGCAACCTCCCGCTGGTTAGCCGCGAGCTCGCACGGTCGGAATCGCCGGATGCGCCGGGATACCGCCCCGAGGAGGGTCTCGCCCTCGAGTTCCAGGGGCTCGAGGTCGATCCCGAGCCCGAGCCCGGTCAGCCGTTCCTCTTCACCCTCGCCGAACTCGCGGAGGAGGATCGGCAGCGGTCCGAACCGATCGCGGTCGCCGAGGCTCCTGCGTCGCCCGCCGAGTACTCCGACGAGGCGAAGGCCGCCCTCCGCACCGAGCTCGAACTCGCCGACGACCACGCCCGCCAGGTGGGCACGGCCGTCTGCCTCGCGCTCGTCGAGCATCGGAGGCGCATCGCCGACGCCATCGACCGACTCGTCGAACCGCAGATCGACGAACTCCTCGCCGAGCTGTCCCTCGCCCTTGAGAACCCGAGGTCCCACTGA
- a CDS encoding DUF7882 family protein has translation MGSLIYGSTSIQIEFEDRTLEHLQIVIATKLRRRESFFFSWRDPQKVGDGRSSLWMDPAIPLYFKYAGGRVPSISRSWLAELTASANSSSGLVLSEEPALDNSVKP, from the coding sequence ATGGGATCCCTCATCTACGGTTCGACCTCCATCCAGATCGAGTTCGAAGACCGGACCCTCGAGCACCTCCAGATCGTCATCGCGACGAAGCTGCGGCGCCGGGAGTCGTTCTTCTTCTCCTGGCGCGACCCGCAGAAGGTCGGCGACGGCCGGTCCAGCCTCTGGATGGATCCCGCGATCCCCCTCTACTTCAAGTACGCCGGCGGTCGCGTGCCGTCCATCAGCCGTTCCTGGCTGGCAGAGCTCACCGCAAGCGCCAACAGCTCCAGCGGACTCGTGCTCTCCGAGGAGCCCGCGCTCGACAACAGCGTCAAGCCCTAG
- a CDS encoding phytoene desaturase family protein: MTDDAIVVGAGPNGLAAAVVLARAGLSVRVLERSDTLGGGARTAELTLPGFRHDVCSAVHPMGAVSGFFRRFGLDRRIRMLTPDVSYAHPLPGGRAAVAHRDLDRTVADLGVDGPAWRSLLEALVRRDDEVAQFTLSPLLQLPRHPAALATFGLAAIDQGMPWWNERWKAEEAPALLAGVMAHAIRPMPSMSAAAAGLALAVHGHARGWPLPEGGSQSIVDAMARDVVEHGGVIETGVEVTSLDEVAGARAVVFDVTARALADIAGDRLPPAYARALRRFRYGNAASKVDFALSEPVPWANDEVRRTPTVHVGGTRAEVAAAERDVAAGRHSADPYVLAVQPGVVDPSRAPEGKAVLWAYTHVPRDSDVDQTEAIIRRIEGYAPGFRDTILASSTRTAKDLENYDPNYIGGDIASGAPSVAQLVARPTLSVEPWRTPLRGVYLGSSSAPPGPSVHGLGGAYAARSALRHEFGIHELPDLAP; the protein is encoded by the coding sequence GTGACGGACGACGCCATCGTCGTCGGCGCCGGCCCCAACGGTCTGGCGGCCGCCGTAGTCCTGGCACGCGCGGGCCTCTCCGTGCGGGTCCTCGAGCGCAGCGACACCCTCGGCGGCGGCGCCCGAACCGCCGAGCTGACCCTGCCGGGGTTCCGGCACGACGTCTGTTCGGCGGTCCACCCGATGGGGGCCGTCTCCGGCTTCTTCCGGCGATTCGGGCTCGACCGCCGGATCCGGATGCTGACGCCCGACGTCTCCTACGCGCATCCGCTCCCGGGGGGTCGCGCCGCGGTCGCCCACCGCGATCTCGACCGGACGGTGGCGGACCTCGGCGTCGACGGCCCCGCCTGGCGCTCCCTCCTGGAGGCGCTGGTGCGCCGCGACGACGAGGTCGCACAGTTCACCCTGTCGCCGCTCCTTCAGCTCCCGCGCCATCCGGCCGCCCTCGCGACCTTCGGCCTGGCGGCGATCGACCAGGGCATGCCGTGGTGGAACGAGCGCTGGAAGGCCGAGGAGGCCCCCGCGCTGCTCGCCGGCGTCATGGCTCACGCCATCCGCCCGATGCCGAGCATGTCGGCCGCCGCGGCCGGCCTCGCTCTCGCCGTCCACGGTCACGCCCGCGGCTGGCCGCTGCCCGAGGGCGGGAGCCAGAGCATCGTCGACGCGATGGCCCGCGACGTCGTGGAGCACGGCGGCGTCATCGAGACCGGCGTCGAGGTGACCTCGCTCGACGAGGTCGCCGGCGCCCGGGCCGTCGTCTTCGACGTGACCGCGCGCGCTCTCGCGGACATCGCGGGCGATCGGCTGCCCCCCGCCTACGCCCGGGCCCTCCGCCGCTTCCGCTACGGCAACGCCGCCTCGAAGGTCGACTTCGCCCTGTCCGAGCCGGTGCCGTGGGCCAACGACGAGGTCCGACGCACCCCCACCGTCCACGTGGGCGGCACCAGAGCCGAGGTCGCGGCCGCGGAGCGGGACGTCGCCGCGGGGCGCCACAGCGCCGACCCGTACGTCCTCGCCGTTCAGCCGGGGGTCGTCGACCCGTCCAGGGCTCCCGAGGGCAAGGCGGTCCTCTGGGCCTACACGCACGTGCCCCGCGACTCCGACGTCGATCAGACCGAGGCGATCATCCGCAGGATCGAGGGCTACGCGCCCGGATTCCGCGACACGATCCTGGCCTCGTCGACACGGACCGCGAAGGACCTGGAGAACTACGACCCGAACTACATCGGCGGGGACATCGCCTCGGGAGCACCCAGCGTGGCTCAGCTCGTCGCGAGACCGACCCTCTCGGTCGAGCCGTGGCGGACACCGCTCCGGGGCGTCTACCTCGGGTCGTCGTCCGCGCCTCCCGGCCCGAGCGTGCACGGACTCGGTGGGGCCTACGCGGCCCGCAGCGCCCTGCGGCACGAGTTCGGGATCCACGAGCTGCCCGACCTCGCGCCCTGA
- a CDS encoding DUF3054 domain-containing protein codes for MFRKTPWWSFVIDLALVAAFVLIGRRSHAESDAFVGFLTTFWPFLSGLVIGWLSVVGVRWPFVSFRSGAVIWIATVIVGMLLRISSGQGVAWSFFVVALIVNAVFLIGWRALAIGLARRSRRRSESRSA; via the coding sequence ATGTTCCGCAAGACCCCCTGGTGGTCGTTCGTGATCGACCTGGCGCTCGTCGCCGCCTTCGTCCTGATCGGGCGGCGCAGTCACGCCGAGTCCGACGCCTTCGTCGGCTTCCTCACGACGTTCTGGCCGTTCCTGTCGGGACTCGTCATCGGCTGGCTCAGCGTCGTCGGGGTGCGCTGGCCGTTCGTGTCGTTCCGGTCGGGGGCCGTGATCTGGATCGCCACGGTGATCGTGGGCATGCTCCTGCGGATCTCCTCCGGCCAGGGAGTCGCCTGGAGCTTCTTCGTCGTCGCGCTGATCGTCAACGCGGTCTTCCTGATCGGGTGGCGGGCGCTCGCGATCGGTCTCGCGCGTCGCTCCCGCCGTCGAAGCGAGAGCCGCTCGGCCTAG